From Corvus moneduloides isolate bCorMon1 chromosome 4, bCorMon1.pri, whole genome shotgun sequence, one genomic window encodes:
- the MB gene encoding myoglobin — protein MGLSDQEWQQVLTIWGKVESDLAGHGHEVLMRLFKDHPETLDRFEKFKGLKTPDAMKGSEDLKKHGTTVLTQLGKILKAKGNHEAELKPLAQTHATKHKIPVKYLEFISEVIIKVIAEKHAADFGADSQAAMKKALELFRNDMASKYKEFGFQG, from the exons ATGGGGCTCAGTGACCAGGAATGGCAGCAAGTCCTGACCATCTGGGGAAAGGTGGAGTCTGACCTTGCTGGCCATGGCCATGAAGTTTTAATGAG ACTCTTTAAGGACCATCCTGAAACCCTCGATCGCTTTGAAAAGTTCAAAGGCCTGAAGACTCCTGATGCGATGAAGGGCTCTGAAGATCTGAAGAAACATGGAACTACTGTTCTTACCCAACTGGGAAAAATCCTGAAGGCAAAGGGTAATCATGAGGCAGAGTTGAAGCCCCTGGCTCAGACCCATGCAACCAAGCACAAAATCCCTGTCAAATACCTGGAG TTCATTTCTGAAGTCATTATCAAGGTCATTGCTGAAAAGCATGCTGCAGACTTTGGGGCTGATTCCCAGGCTGCAATGAAGAAAGCTCTGGAGCTGTTCCGAAATGACATGGCCAGCAAGTACAAGGAGTTCGGTTTCCAGGGTTAG